Part of the Anopheles coluzzii chromosome 3, AcolN3, whole genome shotgun sequence genome is shown below.
ACACCAGTCAGAAGGCAGTATGCATCCCAGAATAGGTGGAATAATATGGCTGAAGTCATCTACTACTGTTAAAGGGTGCAGTCGTTCACCGCGAAAAGAAGCTGCTCAAGCTGCAACGCGAACAGCAGAAAGTGCGTCGACGATCTGGGTGCACCGCACGCCCCCTCTGCAAGAAGTAATACGCAACACAGCGAATCGGTAAAGATCGAGGAGTGATTTAGTGCGCTTGCATAGGATTTTCAAAGCGCTTCTCGGGTTTGGGAAACGGGAAAACCCTCGGAATAATCGACTccgagtccggatcactccagaTCCCTCCGGATTACTctggatcactccggattactccggatcactccagattactccggatcactccggactactccggatcactccggatcagtccggatcactccggatccgAATAGACTatccattatcgtttagaCAATTCTTGATGAGTTCATTGACTTTCAAGTCGTACATCTAATATGTACGaaaactgatccggactgatccggagtgatccggagtgatccggagtgatccggagtgatctggagtgatccggagtgatccagagtgatccggagtggtccggagtaatccggagtgatccgaagtgatccggagtattttccggagtgatccggagtattccggagtgatccggagtaatccggagtgattcggagtgatccggagtaatccggagtgatccggagtaatccggagtgatccggagtgattcggagtgatccggactgatccggactgaaccggagtgatccggagtaatccggagtgatccggactgatccggactgatctgGAGTCGAATCCAGTTATGATCCGGAGCCGGAGTCATATTTTgcgcaccggagtcggagttgatccatgactccgctccggattacccatcactagtataGAGTCGAATTGACGaacccaaaaccaaaatgTATTTTGTCGTGGAAGACTTTAAGGGCGAAAAAGAGACACTATCTACACATAAAAAGGAAATATACGGACGGTAGATCATtatcaaaagaaaaacaatatccTATGTAAACGTATGCAGAGATTGtaaaagaatattttttataataaataagAAAGTATGGGAAACATTAAAAGCATACCAATAGTATCGAAATGTCTTGCGAATGTTACCAATAATCAACCGCAATTCCAGATGCAGATACTCGTTActtacaacaaaacaatttatttgattgcaTATCGCTTTTACCTTGTATATGTGCATGTACTCACATAATAGTTATATTCCAAAGAGTGTATTGTCAATGTATTGCTATTGCCATTATTAAATTGGCATTTGCCCAATGAACTTTACCCGATCAATATCTTTGAtaattttttatgcaaaactcCTTTGGTTTAGAGTTAAAAAGACTTTTTTGCGGCTATACtaattttattgcttaaacTATCAACTATTTATTGTTTGTCATGTTTTGCTTATGAGAATAAGGAATAACATCTGAGAATAAGACAAAGCTTTTTTAAACAACAATCGTATTGgataaatacatcaaattCAACTCCCTGTTTCAAAAGTCATGTAAAACGATGCCGCCATATTAATTTGTACAATTAATTCCACACCCTTTTTTAACTTTCTTTTCAACTAGCTCAACCATCCCACATACATCCTATACTCCCAAAATTATGGCATAAACAACGTCTTGCCAGCTTAAGCTATCGTTGACTGTATCGGTGGGGTACGTATTAAGAGCACGGGGAAAAAAGTCAAGACTGCACGAGAGTAATGCAAAACGTGGGTAAACTCGAAAGTTGCTGGAAAGTGAAGTGTTCCGTGGGTTTCACATCACCACTGCCTACACATTCTACTTTCCCATATACTCGACAGAAATGGAAGAAACGCAAAATCTTAACTGAACGTtcgaaatcaatcaaaattgaCATGTGGCACCATGATAGAAAAGGAGAACATTATATCCAAAATGTTTTTGAAACATCAATAACGGGATAGGTTGGCGATTTTGACCGTTCGCACGCAAGATGCAAGGCAAGCTTTTGCTAGAcgcctctctttctccttgtGTGTATCTGCAAAATCTTTAACAGTAGACACACATTATGTCAATATCATAACCCAGTGATGCGGAAGAAGttttacaaaagaaaaatgaaacagtCTTTTTATATGCAATTCACTCCGTCACTTTGCAAAAGAGAACCGCGCAGTCAGATCAATGATGTCCTTTGTACAACTCCACTTGGAGGAAGGATTTGCGATAATTACTGCGAATAAATTTTGTCTTCTTGCGCGCAAAAATTAATCGCTGCTAAATGTAATTCACCATGAAGTGCAATGTCTTGCGGACTTACCCTCGGCGCTGGATTGGATTGCCTGTTCGGTCGACATAGTGGACGCGTAGGCGGCGAATGAAGAAATGTAGCTAGAAACTGAAGTAGTTCGGAATACAATGAAGACGTACTGCGCGCACTCCCTGCTATCTACTACTGTCCGTTCCGATATATACTTTCAGCTTGATTGTATTCTCGTACGGTAAACTACGCCTATTTGAAGCCTGAAACAAATAGGTAAAAGATGACATTTAATGAAATTGATCAACAGTTTACACgcattattttgttattaataTCGTCGAAACACAAAAAGACACCAAGACATTTAAGCACAATGaccttttttgctgctaacAGAAATTGAGGAGATCAAAGCCTATAAAGCGCAAAAATATGCTTCCTCTCTCAATAAGTTATCTTCCTTCACTGCAGCCATCGAACGACCCCGACCGCACATCGCGGGGTAAGGCCGTGAAGGCGGAAGAGGGAAATATTCTGCCCAAATATGGAGCGGGTTTATGGGCACGCTGAAGAGGTTGATTGGATGGTAAGCTTCTCTGTTGGCGCACGCTTCCTTTGTAGAGCTCAAGATGAATTGCCCTGCAACGGAACACGGCTCCGTGCACGGCGGCAGATAATCGACCCTCGGGTGTATATTACGAGCGCAAAATTAAAGATAGCCGCGCTGGCCGGTAGGCTGTCTGTGCGTGGGCCAATACCTTGCACGGATGTCATGTGTGTTGGGCTAACCGGTCCTACGCTCCCGACAAGGAACACCAACAAGGAAAGAAACACAGCCGAGCACGCAAGATCCAATGTCGATCTTCCGTACTCGTAGTAGCGACCACGgcgaccaacaaaaaaaaacaacagcaaaaacggTGATCAGAGACATAAAGCTAACAATTGAGACTTTAGCGATGCATCTACGGGAAACTGGAGAAGCTCTCGATCGGAAACTGAAACTGCTTTCTATCGAGGGGTGCTTGGCCCTTTGGCGGATGCAGAGAGAGACGTTTACGATGCGACCACGCCAACGTAAAACGTGATTCATAAACTGTGCGCATCCAaccagacagacagacaggcaGACGCGCGCAGACGCCATTGAAGGGGGGTTGAGTTCTGCTTTACTTtatactcccccccccccccctccggtTCGCTGttgctattattattattgctccTAGTACATACATAATGAAGAGCTGATCAAACATGGTGGAGGTGTCGACGACTTCTTTCTCGTCAGCTTCCTTTTATGCGCGCAAAACCAGAATTTCCAGCCCGACTGCAAAAGAAAGTGCAAGTTTAGCAGTGGCAATGCCATCTTTGATGGACAGAGCGCACGTTAGACTGGTGCTGTTTGCTTCAGTAAGAGTAAAAGTGGCTGCAAAGTGCAGGAAGCTGTAAGAGGACTAGGATTGGATCGTTTGAAGTGCAAGAGCCAGTATCGATGATAAGAGTAATGTTTGTACTTTCTCCCATTACGGAGGATGTAATAGATATCTACCGGATTGATTGGCGATGTTTGGAATACATTTTACAGCTTTTCTcatgatgaaaaaaaatccgttAAAAATGAGTTTCTTTTCAGGCTGACTTAGATGTATCAATTAAGTTTAATTTTCTGTAATCTTCGTGTATTCTATAGAAGCATATTACGCGGAAATATGGACGATTTGCAGGACAGCTGGCTAAACTGCGCTCAAAAACACAGGCACTCTTCTTTGTATGCGGTTGTAACCCCTCGCGGAAACCAATGAACCGACCCGCACACACGCCATATGCATCCGTCTACTGTGTGCGAACGGAACAAAGCAACCATTGCGCTCGCTACCGACGATACCACCGCAGGGAGCGAGCGGGCGGGATTCCATGGACCGAGAACAAGGGAAAATTTTGGTAGCAACGAGCCTACGAAACTACGACGTCATTTTCGTTCCCTCGCACACAACGAAACGACGTTCTCGAACGAACGGGGGGTAACGAACGGCACCACCAGGCACCAAAATCAACGATACACATAATCGTATCCCCTTTGCCTTACTCCTTTTGCCTAACAAAACGACGATGCACGCAGCAGTGGAATGAAAGCGATGGAACAACCGTGTGTACACTTACCTACCGAGAATGCCAGTTCTGCAAATGAGTGCACCAACACCaaaaacgactgttaaaatttGATTGTAAAACAATTACCACTTCGTTTTagtgttaaaaaaaagacaactAGATGTAATAACGTTCACAGGACACGAGAACAACGGGTACACTTGCGCTCGGGGTGCGATttcaaattgaattgaatccagCGCAACTCGATTGAATCAGTTTTACAGTTGCCGTTTGGGAGAGAACGCGTTTCCATGCAGCGCTCTCGCAGAgacgcactctctctctcttctgcgCTCGCGTGAAGGGTGCAGAATGattcgctctctcgctctctctgctGCAGCTCTATGCAGCACAAGTTAATTTGAAAGAGCTGTTGCAGTAACTGTATTAGCCATGTTTCTTTCGCAAAGCGCGACATTGTATATAGAATTGTGAAGGTAATACCATaatacagtaggtgaccgatAACTGAGAGGTAAACATGCTCCAGTTAACGAAcaatgttcgctaactggagtgacgtttctatggattgattgttttgattggcgttgactggaataaacataccaaactttttttttcatttatgttgatataaagtatagtaattcgtgtaataacataaattaatagcaaacgtATGCAAAAGACCCTAAAGTTGcttgaaaaatgcacatttgcaaaaaatttctcttcatgagattccggatgtttcatgttttgacgtttaagtgttcgttaactgagagtaactccagttagcgaacctccagttaaaaagcactccagttaaaacacatccagttagcggtcacctactgtataGTGCGACAAGCAACTGAGACGACTGAAGGAATCGAAGAAGAACAAAGAATAAGGAACTCAAACTTTCCCACTTTCAGTAGTTCCGGATTCTTCCACATTAACTTTCAATTGTTTTGGGCGTTTTATGTtagtttctttgttttgttggtaaataacaataaaagtTCAATAAAGTTCAAAGAGCCGCCGTGGGTTAAACAAAGTCACTGAGAATGACCCAAGTAATGGCCAAACCAGACTGACCATAGTTTACAGCAACTGATCAGCAATTGAACCACATTTATCGGATTCATAAGTATTAAAGACCACCAACTgtatataaaataaatgccTCAATAGTGAAATACTACGTGCTTTGCTCCTATAGCCACAAATAAcaatatatttattaattgCCTAACTCTGTACAGTGCTGTATGTCAAATAAATTAGAACCTACGCCAACGTCGAGGCTTccgaaacgaacaaaaaaaaataccccgaaacgaaacactcacacacacaatcgtaaTACGTCGTTGGTACGTCGGGTGCTTGGCTTTGTGATTGAAAGATTGCTAACTCCCTGTCTCCGCTATCGTAGTTTCACCTAAGGTGCACACAAAATGCTTAGTGTAGTGTATTTGCTCCTGCTGAACAAGCGCCTCTCCAAGGGCAGGTTGCGAGCTCACAGTCCAACGTACGAGCAGAAGCagaatgttaaaaacaatATACAGATGATCGCTATGATGGCCACCCATGCTGGTAGTGAatctaaaaaacaaaaaagaatttcAGGATAACCGCACGATGAACATTAACTTACGAGTGTACGAAATGCCCAAATGGGGGTTTCTTACTTACGTCGGTAGGGTAGGCTGTGAACGCAGATGCGATTGTCGACAGAGATGGAAAGCACAGCCGCCTCCGTGTCGCCCGTGATGGCGGGACCATCGAAGTTGGTGACGGGCAGAAACTCCAGCCCGGTGACAAACATCGCGTGTGCATTGGGCACGTGCAGCACGCGCTGCATGCTGAACGCGATGTAGATCGACACCGAGCCGCTGAACATTGTGCCGATCGCCACGAACCGCCCGTCGTCCCGTACCGCCAGCGCGGCCAACGACTCGTCGATCTCGACCACCCCCGTCAGGCGGCCCGCGTCCGGGTCCCACTGCTGCAGCAGACCCTTCGCCTTGCCCGCCTTCGCGAACGGGTTGGCCAGCGTGAACAGTCGAAACTTGTCCTTCTGGCCCTCGACTAGCCCGTACCGGCAGCGCTTCATCAGATAGCGACAGTTGGCTGGCGGACTCCAGACCAGCTTCCTCGACTCTTTGTCCGGGTTGATGGACCAGATGACGCCTAGCCCGTCCTTCGCGATCGACACCACGTGCTTGCTGTCCGGGCTAAAGTCCAGATCGTCGATCTCCTTCGTGTGCGCCGCAATGTCGGACGCGATCGTCATCTTCGGGAAGTTCCACACCCGCAGATGGCCATCCATGCCGCCCGTCGCCATTAACCGCCCGTTCGGGCTGATGCGCACCACTCGCTGCAGCGGTTCCGCCTCGGTAAAGTCGGTCTGCACCGAGTCGGCCGTCTTGATTTCGAACCGTATCTGCTTCCGGTTGCCCGTTGGCTGCTTTCCATCGTCCGATTTCTTCGCATCGCCAGCAgccgccggtggtggtggcgtcgTCGCCGTCGCACCCGCTGCATTCAACGGGACGGAGCGTTGCTGTGAGATGCTTCTTCGTTTGCGCAGCCCCTCGGAGTCGGGCTTGTTGCCGGTCGTGGAGGCGGACGGGCTGTACTCGCCAGAATCAATAATCGTATTTACGAGGTACATCTGGCAGTGGCTCTCCTGGCCAGCCATCAGCAGCGTTCGCTTTTCGTCGTTCTTCACCGCACAGTTCATCACAACGGTCGGGCCCGTTTCGTGCCGTATCACCTCGTCCGCCACGTACTTTTCGCCGTCGTGgtaaatttcataaatttcctAAAACGAACCCCAACCCGTGTTAGCTCCTATGGTAAAATAAAGTCTGCCCGCTCACTTACAAATCCATTTGCAACACCCGTTTTCGaggcaccaccgccaccagcgACCAGAACGTGTCGGCTTGTGAGCATTTCGATCGCGTACAGTGGGAAGTTGACGCGCGCCAGCAGGCCGTCCGTGGGTTTTCGGGCCGCGGACATGGTTGCACTTTGCGCTGCGCTGCTACTTGCCAGCCGATGGGAATGTTTTCATGGAATAGAGAGCGctacaattaaacaaaacacaaaatgcgAGCTGCACCGATCTATTTTCACTTCCACGTATTATTGGTTGCTGTCATACGCTTTCCTGTCAGCCGTTCGCTGACAGCTGTTCCGCCGCTGTCAGTTGCATACAAATCAGCTGGCGGTCAATGGTGACGGTGCGCACCGCGAGCActaaaatattttactttcGCTTTCATTTGCATTATTAGCTCGGGAAGCAACATCTACTGAACACAGTGTCAGAGCAGATTCAGCGAAGTGATGGACTGAGTCATTTTTATAGAGCATGAACGTAAAAATTGCGTTCAATGGTTTGTGTCAACGTATTTTTCAAAACGCTCCCTGTTCACGAACCATCCAAAAAGGCTTTTCGAAATTGTCCTTAGCGCCATTCTGCATACAATCGGTATATTTTGCAAACCACCCAGCCAGCGAGCCATAATTGTACATTTCGGACAGCTTTCCATAATATTCAAGCAAGCCATAATTTTCTGGCATGCTGTCAAAACTGAGGACGCAGCCATTGTTAAGTTTATGGAAAACTAAATTAGTTGCACTAGTCAGCGCTTCTATGCAACTTGGCGCTAGTATAAATCGTTTttagaacacattttaaatcgACCAGTGTGCTGCATTGGCAGTTATTTCTGgtcaaaatataaataatttgcCAATATTGATACACTCAGTACTTTATTTAAGAGCATTAATAAGGTTGAGGTGAAATGATTGCTTATGATATTAccaatttaagaaaaaaaacaatcaattttcaaaggttatttcaattaaaatttacatcgagttttatttaaaaaaaacaacaacaaatgctTCGTTGCACAACGGGATGCGCAACTTGCACGCGCTTGCACTTGACAGCTGCTGCATTCATCTGTTTTGccgacacaaacaacacaatttcAGTTTCTGCTGCACCACTCAGAAGCGCACACTCATATTTTCCTCTTGGTAGCTCTGCAAAGCTGGTCTAGTCACATCTTGCAAATCCCGAGCGATGTGTACCGGCGGATTACTCATCACGAGCCGGAGCCTTCTCTGGTTCCTGGTTACACTGATCGCGTGTATGACTCTGTTCGGCGCCATCGTACTACCGAAATGGCTGATCGGACCGGAAGTGATACAGATCCGCAACGAGGAAGGCAACTTTACCGTCCTGCGCCATCCCTCGGTGGGCATCTATAACAGGTAAGGGTGCGATGGCGGCTATTGGCCGactattcggttcggttcgctCATTGCCTgtgcctgttttgtgtgccACTGTACAGATGCAAACGCATGGGACGGATAGAGTACAACTGTGGCAACTTCGATCTTAACGGGCTGCTGACGGACTCGACTGTCTTTCCGGTGCCGTGGAAGTTCACCATGACCCTGATGTGTGTCGGGACGATACTGTTGGGCCTAACGCTGGTCAGCACGCTCGTTACCTGCTGCCGGCTGCACTCCGTGTACGGTTTCAGCATGCACAAGCTGCTGTGCATCTTCCAGGGCGTCTCGGCCATGCTGGTGCTGTGCGGCTATCTCGTCTATCCACTCGCCTG
Proteins encoded:
- the LOC120955496 gene encoding prolactin regulatory element-binding protein, with protein sequence MSAARKPTDGLLARVNFPLYAIEMLTSRHVLVAGGGGASKTGVANGFEIYEIYHDGEKYVADEVIRHETGPTVVMNCAVKNDEKRTLLMAGQESHCQMYLVNTIIDSGEYSPSASTTGNKPDSEGLRKRRSISQQRSVPLNAAGATATTPPPPAAAGDAKKSDDGKQPTGNRKQIRFEIKTADSVQTDFTEAEPLQRVVRISPNGRLMATGGMDGHLRVWNFPKMTIASDIAAHTKEIDDLDFSPDSKHVVSIAKDGLGVIWSINPDKESRKLVWSPPANCRYLMKRCRYGLVEGQKDKFRLFTLANPFAKAGKAKGLLQQWDPDAGRLTGVVEIDESLAALAVRDDGRFVAIGTMFSGSVSIYIAFSMQRVLHVPNAHAMFVTGLEFLPVTNFDGPAITGDTEAAVLSISVDNRICVHSLPYRHSLPAWVAIIAIICILFLTFCFCSYVGL
- the LOC120957978 gene encoding LHFPL tetraspan subfamily member 2 protein, whose amino-acid sequence is MCTGGLLITSRSLLWFLVTLIACMTLFGAIVLPKWLIGPEVIQIRNEEGNFTVLRHPSVGIYNRCKRMGRIEYNCGNFDLNGLLTDSTVFPVPWKFTMTLMCVGTILLGLTLVSTLVTCCRLHSVYGFSMHKLLCIFQGVSAMLVLCGYLVYPLAWDAPRVRTLCGPDSEAYSPADCTLGVSIYLGAAGVLLTFLSTVLSRKAEAAYYSSKAQRRVIDGQVLVCVM